From Streptomyces sp. SCSIO 75703:
CGCTGCAAGCCAGCGGCCAACGAGGGCCGCAGCGCGTGTGCAGTCGACGAGCTCCGCTCCATGACTGTTCGCGCTGGGACGCCTGGGCTGTCTGGTCACTGCGAGGCCGCTGGAATGCACCGTCAACACGTTGTGCCGGACGCCGAACCGCTGGGACGCGCGGGTGTAATGCGTTAGCGAGGCGGCGCGGTGCGGGTATGACGCGCGCTGGATCGGATTATCAGCCAGCCAGCTGGCCAGCGGCGTGCGGACATCTCTCGGGAGCGCGGCGCGGGAGTCCGGCGGCAGCACCAGGGGAAGGACCAGGAAGCTGCTCGGCAAGGGGAGAGGCAGACTGGGGCCCGCTGCGATGTGGGCCGCTACACAGTGCGCCAGCACATACGCCCCGAAGGCGGGATTGAACAGGGCTGCAGCTTCAGGGAGTTGACGCGCGGGAGCCGACATGACTATTCCTCCCCGTCAGCAGTATCAGACGACTGGGACAGCAGGTTCTCGAAGTCGGGATGCCAGCCCACCGGCTCGTCGTCCTGCGTAGCCAGATCGGCCAAAGCGTGAAGCGTGCCGCGGGCGACCCACCGCTTCTCCACCTGCGGACGCAGCCGCAGTGTTTCTACAGCAGCCATGGCCTTGTCCAGAATGTCCACACCGGCCTTGACCGCATCGTCCCCGTACTCGCCAGCGTCAAAAGCGTCGGCGAGTTTGGAGAACACCATCTCCCATTCACGCCGGAGATCTGACTCGAACTGGTCGAGTTCGCTCTGGGCGACGTAGTGACGGTGGAGCCAGCGAGATCGATGGGTCCATGCGTGGTGATACTCGCCGAGATGGAATCGGATGCTTCGGCGTCCCAGTTTCAGGAGCTGGAGCTGGGCAACGAAGACGCGGTCCTTGTACCGGGCCACCTCTTCCTCGGTGAGCCTTTCCAGCCGGTCGCTGATGGGCAACGAGGTCTGCGCGTACTTGCTCATCACATAGTCGATCTTCGTGCGCAGTTCCTCGGCGGAAACAGTCTCCCTCCGGCTGGGGTTGGAGCGGTCGAGCATCTCCTTGGAGACCCCCCACCACCAGCCCTTCAGCTCCTCCAGGATCTCTTGGCTCTGGCCCTGATCCGTCTTCCATACGCCGATCACTTCACGGAGCTTAGAGTCCACCTCTGACACTCGAGGCGCCAGATCGTCCACGACGATCTGGCCCACCAGAGCCTCCCGGACCACCGGAGTACACCGGAGGAAGCGCTCCCGCCAAGGGCGTGTCGTCTTCGGACCCTCGTCATCACCAGCTAGCTCCTCAAGAGCTGCTAGAGCTGCGGCTACATCGCGCGTCTGCGGATCGGCGCGCAGCTTCTCCAGGAGGCTCCCGGCAGAAACCTGCTGCGTGGTGACCAAGCGGAGCAGCGGCAGCGGCGCGTCCCCGAGGATCTCTAAGGCATCGCACCAGGAATTGATAGAACGCCACAGATCAGCACTGGTGGAGCCGATCTCTCCCTGACCGCCATGATGCTTGGACTGCACAAGCTCGACAGGAACTGACCCGTGCAGCAGGTCAATGTCGTCCAGCATCTCCATGCGTAGCGTGGCCTCTGCGTCCTTGAACCACCGCTGCGCCAGCTCTACCAACGCCCACTCGCACTGGTAGAGGTAGCCCAGCATCTGGCCAGCCGCTGAGTGGGGCATCTTCTCTGTCACGATGCGCGTCACTCTAGAGACAGCCTGCAACTGGATCAATACACACTCATAAGATCGCACATCGGAGCGAATCTCCGCTGACTCCGATTCCTGTGCGCGACCTCTATGCCCACTCCACACCCAGCTCCCGTAGGGCGTCGAGCTGTTCCTGGGCGAGCTTGTCCCGTCTCGCGCGGGTGTTCGATACCCATACGCCCAGCTTCACGACTACCGGCTGCGCCTCGCCGTCGACCGTGATCTCCTCGGCGTGGCCGCGAGGCACCGGCCGGACCGCGCCTTCCCGCTCCACCCACTGCGCGAGGGCTGCCAGGCCCCGCTGGAACGCCTGCTGCGCCTTGCTCGGGCCCTTCGTCGCACGCCTTCCCGCCGGGGCGGGAGACGGCGCCTCGAGCGGTTTGATGCCGAGCGTGGTCAGCCGTTCCTGCTGTTCGGGCAGGAGCCGTGCCCAGACGGCCGGCTGCTTCTGCTGTTGGAGCCACTTGCCGATGTCGTCGCCGTCCATGAGTACGCTGGGTGCGATGTCGGGCAGGCTGCCGTCGGCGTCGACCAGGTCCGCCAGGACGCGGTAGTGGCGTTGCCAGTCCAGTGGCCACGGGCAGTTCCAGTCCGGGTCGATCGCGGTGAGCTGCGCCGCACGCTGCTCCGCCCGCTTCGGGTCCTTGCCCAGGCCGTTCTTCGCGCCCTTCCGCCGCAGGTTGGCCATGTGCTGCCCGATCGGCACGGGAACGCCGTCGGCGGGGTCGGTCCACACGGCGTCCTGACGGGGGGCGAGATGCCCGGTGGCCCGCCGGTAGGACCGGAGCGTGGCGAGCTTGGCTTCCCAGGCTTCCTCGCCGGGCTCCCACACCATCCCGGCCTCGGGCGCGTCGAGCAGCTCCTTGCGGTGCGGATCGAGTTCGCCGGCGCGCAGCGTCTTGCGCTGCTGGTGCACCCACCGCCCCAGCGGGAAGTCCTTGGTGATGCCGACCTCGACCTCGGTGTCGTACGGGACGGCGTACAGGCTGGTGATCTCGTTCTCCCTGCGCCAGCGCAGCAGCGCCTCGTATCCCTCCAACCAGGCCAGGGACTCCGGCCGGTAGACCCGGGTGCGCAGGAATGCGGCGATCGTGGCGGCGTCGCGCGGGCTGGAAAAGTGCAGCAGCGCGGACTCGGCAGCGGCGTCGGCGTCGTCCTGCTCCTGGTCCTCGCCGTCCCCTTCGCCGCCGGCACCGACGATCCGCCCGTCCTCGTCGCGCCGGACGTGGACCTTGCGCTTGCCGTGGGTGAGGGCGCGGGAGGCGAGCTGCTCGACCAGGCGCTCATCGTGCGAGCGCAGGCCCTGAAGGACCGCTACGAGGGGGCGGAACGAGGCGCTGGCGACCATGTCCTGCGGGTCCTCGCCGGGCTGGAGGAAGACCGGCACGATGATCCGCGCGACCTTGGTGGAGCCGTCGCGGTTGAGCCTGAGTGCGCGGCCGATGTTCTGCACGATCTCCACCTGGGAGCCGCGGGTGTCGGCGAAGCAGGTCGCCTCCACGCCCCGCTCGCCGGTGATGTCCACGCCCTCCCCGAGCACCCGCACCGAGGCAAGGAACGCCCGGTGCACGCGCCGGTTGTTCGCGTCGATGCCGTTGGCGAACTGCCGCAGGACCTCGCGCCGCTCGCTGACGAGATGGTCGCCGCACAGCCACGCCGCCCACACCCGGTCCGGGGGTACGTGGCGGCCGGCCTCCAGCTCGTAGAACTCCGCGTCGATGGAGGACTTCGGCAGGGCCTCCGCCTTCGCCAGGTCCTCGTCGGTGACGTCGTTGACGTACAGCTCGGCCGCCGTCTTGGGCAGCTTCTCCGCGAACGCGGCGGCCTCCTCTACCCGCTGGTGGAACGTCATCACGGTGCGCAGGTTCCACTTCGCGGCGTGCTCCAGCAGCGCCGTCTGCAGTAGAGCCATGCGCCGTCCCCGCAGCGCCTCCTCCGACTCGCCGAAGACGGGGGAGGGGTCGCGGATTTCGAGCACGTCGATCTCGAATCCCGCGAGGATTCCGCGCTCGATCGCCTCTGAGAGCCCGAGCTCGGCAAGCCACGGCCCGTAGGTGGCGGAGTCCTGGCCCATCGACGCCAGCACCAGCTCCTGGCCGTCAGCGCCCTTCTGCGGCCGGGGGGCCGCCAGGATGCGCGGGGTCGCGGTGAGGTAGAGGCGGAAGTTGGCGGGGATCCGCTGGTTGTCGTGGATAGCGGCCCACGGACGACCGAGATCACCGGCGGTTCCGTGGGCCTCGTCCACGATCGCGAGGTCGAAGCCCGCCATCTGCTGCCCGTAGAGCCGCTCCCCGCCTGCCAGAGC
This genomic window contains:
- a CDS encoding three component ABC system middle component — its product is MSAPARQLPEAAALFNPAFGAYVLAHCVAAHIAAGPSLPLPLPSSFLVLPLVLPPDSRAALPRDVRTPLASWLADNPIQRASYPHRAASLTHYTRASQRFGVRHNVLTVHSSGLAVTRQPRRPSANSHGAELVDCTRAAALVGRWLAATSPATAFALLGVRP
- a CDS encoding ABC-three component system protein, which translates into the protein MTEKMPHSAAGQMLGYLYQCEWALVELAQRWFKDAEATLRMEMLDDIDLLHGSVPVELVQSKHHGGQGEIGSTSADLWRSINSWCDALEILGDAPLPLLRLVTTQQVSAGSLLEKLRADPQTRDVAAALAALEELAGDDEGPKTTRPWRERFLRCTPVVREALVGQIVVDDLAPRVSEVDSKLREVIGVWKTDQGQSQEILEELKGWWWGVSKEMLDRSNPSRRETVSAEELRTKIDYVMSKYAQTSLPISDRLERLTEEEVARYKDRVFVAQLQLLKLGRRSIRFHLGEYHHAWTHRSRWLHRHYVAQSELDQFESDLRREWEMVFSKLADAFDAGEYGDDAVKAGVDILDKAMAAVETLRLRPQVEKRWVARGTLHALADLATQDDEPVGWHPDFENLLSQSSDTADGEE
- a CDS encoding Helicase associated domain protein translates to MPGIQLKGHQVDQKAAFRKWVGFPARSSVPPEGARGTIVSATGSGKTITAAACALECFPGGQILVTVPTLDLLVQTAQAWRLVGHRSPMVAVCSLENDPVLNELDVRTTTNPIQLALWAGSGPVVVFATYASLVDREDIDAPECQRKVRGPLEAALAGGERLYGQQMAGFDLAIVDEAHGTAGDLGRPWAAIHDNQRIPANFRLYLTATPRILAAPRPQKGADGQELVLASMGQDSATYGPWLAELGLSEAIERGILAGFEIDVLEIRDPSPVFGESEEALRGRRMALLQTALLEHAAKWNLRTVMTFHQRVEEAAAFAEKLPKTAAELYVNDVTDEDLAKAEALPKSSIDAEFYELEAGRHVPPDRVWAAWLCGDHLVSERREVLRQFANGIDANNRRVHRAFLASVRVLGEGVDITGERGVEATCFADTRGSQVEIVQNIGRALRLNRDGSTKVARIIVPVFLQPGEDPQDMVASASFRPLVAVLQGLRSHDERLVEQLASRALTHGKRKVHVRRDEDGRIVGAGGEGDGEDQEQDDADAAAESALLHFSSPRDAATIAAFLRTRVYRPESLAWLEGYEALLRWRRENEITSLYAVPYDTEVEVGITKDFPLGRWVHQQRKTLRAGELDPHRKELLDAPEAGMVWEPGEEAWEAKLATLRSYRRATGHLAPRQDAVWTDPADGVPVPIGQHMANLRRKGAKNGLGKDPKRAEQRAAQLTAIDPDWNCPWPLDWQRHYRVLADLVDADGSLPDIAPSVLMDGDDIGKWLQQQKQPAVWARLLPEQQERLTTLGIKPLEAPSPAPAGRRATKGPSKAQQAFQRGLAALAQWVEREGAVRPVPRGHAEEITVDGEAQPVVVKLGVWVSNTRARRDKLAQEQLDALRELGVEWA